ATGGGGGTGACCGGGGCGCGGGATGCGGTGTCGCAGGCGGCACCCGAACTGGTGGGCCGGGTGAAGGCGGTGTCTGACATACCGGTGGGCGTCGGTCTGGGTGTGCGGTCGCGCGCTCAAGCCGCGCAGATCGCCCAATACGCCGACGGTGTCATCGTTGGTTCCGCATTGGTGACGGCGCTAACCGAGGGGTTGCCTAGATTGCGGGCACTGACCGGAGAGCTCGCTGCCGGGGTACGACTAGGGATGTCCGCATGATGCGGATGTTGCCCAGCTATATCCCCAGCCCACCGCGCGGGGTTTGGTACCTGGGCCCGCTACCCGTCCGCGCCTACGCAGTTTGCGTTATCACCGGCATCATTGTCGCACTGCTGATCGGGGATCGCCGGTTGACAGCCCGCGGCGGCGAGCGCGGCATGACCTACGACATCGCCTTGTGGGCCGTGCCTTTCGGCCTGATTGGCGGCAGGCTCTATCACCTGGCTACCGACTGGCGGACATATTTCGGTGACGGTGGTGCCGGGCTGGCCGCGGCACTGCGAATCTGGGATGGGGGCCTGGGCATCTGGGGTGCGGTAACCCTTGGTGTCATGGGCGCGTGGATTGGCTGCCGGCGTTGTGGAATCCCGCTGCCCGTCTTGCTTGATGCGGTGGCGCCTGGTGTCGTGTTGGCGCAGGCTATCGGTCGGCTCGGAAACTACTTCAATCAAGAGCTCTACGGCCGGGAAACCACTATGCCGTGGGGTTTGGAGATCTTCTACCGCCGGGACCCCTCCGGATTCGACGTCCCGAATTCGCTGGACGGCGTCTCGACGGGTCAGGTGGCGTTCGTCGTGCAGCCAACGTTCCTCTACGAATTGATCTGGAATGTTTTGGTATTCGTCGCATTGATCTACATTGACCGCCGGTTCATCATCGGCCACGGGCGACTGTTTGGGTTCTATGTCGCTTTCTACTGCGCCGGGCGATTCTGTGTTGAGCTGCTGCGTGACGATCCCGCCACGCTTATTGCCGGCATCCGGATCAATTCGTTCACGTCCACCTTCGTGTTTATCGGGGCCGTGGTGTACATCATCTTGGCGCCGAAGGGGCGCGAGGCTCCTGGGGCCCTGCGTGGCAGCGAGTATGTTGTTGATGAGGCGCTGGAACGTGAACCGGCTGAACTCGCCGCCGCTGCTGTGGCCTCCGCTGCGAGCGCTGTGGGGCCGGTTGGCCCGGGGGAACCGAACCAACCCGACGATGTGGCGGAAGCGGTGAAAGCCGAAGTCGCCGAGGTCACCGATGAAGTGGCCGCGGAATCCGTTGTCCAAGTAGCAGACCGGGATGGTGAGTCAACCCCCGCTGTCGAGGAGACCTCCGAAGCCGATATCGAGCGGGAACAACCGGGCGACCTCGCGGGCCAGGCGCCAGCCGCGCACCAGGTCGACGCCGAAGCTGCATCGGCCGCGCCCGAGGAGCCGGCAGCGTTGGCTTCGGAGGCACACGACGAAACCGAGCCCGAGGTGCCCGAGAAGGCGGCGCCCATCCCCGATCCGGCCAAGCCGGATGAATTGGCGGTCGCCGGACCTGGGGACGACCCTGCTGAGCCGGACGGCATTCGACGGCAAGACGATTTCAGCTCGAGACGCCGCCGTTGGTGGCGGCTTCGACGGCGTCGACAATGACGACCCACGACGGCACTGCCTGGTCGCCGGTGCTGGACTCAATAGACCGCCGATCGGGCGGCCGTTGCCGCAGCCGGAACGATGCGCCGACGAAGTTCCCGGTCACAAAATGGCCACCGGCTGGAACGGTAATCAGCCGAACCCCGACGCGCTTACGAGCCAGACCACTAAGCCCAGTAGGCTAGCAAGCCCGGCAGGTTCCATATTTTTTCGCAACCCGGACGCGCACGCGACGCCGGGGCGCTGCCTCCGATGCCCGACCGCCACATGAATATCTGTCCGTACCGCTCTTTCGTCACGTCCGCAACACTGGCCTTCGCCGTCGGCGATGGTCGCTGTGCCCAGCTAAGCGCGACAACTCGGTTTCTGCAGGTCAACGCCCGCCTCCAATCCCGCACAGCCGCGACCAACTCGGGAACAAAACCGCCGGTCAGGCAGCTGTCGCTGAGAGCCGGGCACATCGGGTGTCGCCCGGTGCAGTGACACATGTGAGAGTTGTGGCCGTGCGATGTGCCCGACCCTCGGTGCGCACCAATTTGAGCCAACTCAGGAAATGAATCTCTGAGCGGAGGTGCACCGGTTGCCCGCCTCACAACGACATGCTGAGGCGCACACGGTCGCTCGCAGCCGGGCACAACGAACACTCCTGCTCTGCCGCGCCGATGTTGGGAACGCATGGGCCTACGGCCGGCACGGGTCGTGCGCCCGGCTCGATCTGGCATGCTGAAAGGCGTGACCGATCCCCTGCAGCACGGTGCCTTCGAGCCGGGCTGGCAATCCGCACCACCCGGATATCCACCGCCTTATCCGCAATATCCGGGGCCTGGCTCTTACTTTGACCCGTTCGCGCCATATGGTCGCCATCCGGTCACCGGCCAACCATTTTCCGACAAATCGAAGACTGTTGCCGGCCTGTTGCAGTTGCTTGGACTGTTCGGCATCGCCGGGATCGGGCGAATCTACCTGGGCCATACCGGCCTGGGCATCGCGCAGCTGCTGGTGGGCTGGGTGACGTGCGGTTTGGGCGCCGTCATCTGGGGCGTCATTGACGCCCTGCTGATATTGACCGACAAAGTCGGCGACCCTTGGGGTCGTCCCTTGCGCGATGGAAGCTAGCGGGCGTCAACGTCGCTACGCCGCGGCCGGTTCGGTCGTGCTATTGGCCGGCGCGCTTGGCTACATCGGACTTGTCGACCCGCACAACTCGAATTCGCTATATCCACCGTGCCTATTCAAGTTGCTTACGGGCTGGAACTGCCCCGCGTGCGGGGGTCTGCGGATGATCCACGATCTGCTACACGGTGAGCTGGCGGCCAGCATCAACGACAATGTCTTTCTGCTTGTCGGCGTCCCAGTGCTGGCCAGTTGGGTCCTGCTGCGCCGCCGCCACGGCGACTTGGCGCTCCCGATACCGGTGATGATTGCTGTGGCGGTCGCGGTGATCGCGTGGACGGTGCTGCGCAACCTGCCAGGCTTCCCGTTAGTGCCGACGATCAGCGGATAGCCGCGCCTACCCGCGGTCTGGTTGGCTGGGCTGCCCGCGGTGGTGTTGACCGGTGTGCCGACCCGGCGGTGCCGGCCCTACCGCCGTCGCGACTATGCTGAGTCGTCGTGACGAGACGCGGGAAAATCGTCTGCACTCTCGGGCCGGCCACCCAGCGGGACGACCTGGTCAGAGCGCTGGTCGAGGCCGGAATGGACGTCGCCCGAATGAACTTCAGCCACGGCGACTACGACGATCACAAGGTCGCCTATGAGCGGGTCCGGGTAGCCTCCGACGCCACCGGGCGCGCGGTCGGCGTGCTCGCCGACCTGCAGGGCCCGAAGATCAGGTTGGGACGCTTCGCCTCCGGGGCCACCCACTGGGCCGAAGGCGAAACCGTCCGGATCACCGTGGGCGCCTGCGAGGGCAGCCACGATCGGGTGTCCACCACCTACAAGCGGCTAGCCCAGGACGCGGTGGCCGGTGA
Above is a window of Mycobacterium tuberculosis H37Rv DNA encoding:
- a CDS encoding membrane protein; translated protein: MGLRPARVVRPARSGMLKGVTDPLQHGAFEPGWQSAPPGYPPPYPQYPGPGSYFDPFAPYGRHPVTGQPFSDKSKTVAGLLQLLGLFGIAGIGRIYLGHTGLGIAQLLVGWVTCGLGAVIWGVIDALLILTDKVGDPWGRPLRDGS
- the lgt gene encoding prolipoprotein diacylglyceryl transferase, with amino-acid sequence MRMLPSYIPSPPRGVWYLGPLPVRAYAVCVITGIIVALLIGDRRLTARGGERGMTYDIALWAVPFGLIGGRLYHLATDWRTYFGDGGAGLAAALRIWDGGLGIWGAVTLGVMGAWIGCRRCGIPLPVLLDAVAPGVVLAQAIGRLGNYFNQELYGRETTMPWGLEIFYRRDPSGFDVPNSLDGVSTGQVAFVVQPTFLYELIWNVLVFVALIYIDRRFIIGHGRLFGFYVAFYCAGRFCVELLRDDPATLIAGIRINSFTSTFVFIGAVVYIILAPKGREAPGALRGSEYVVDEALEREPAELAAAAVASAASAVGPVGPGEPNQPDDVAEAVKAEVAEVTDEVAAESVVQVADRDGESTPAVEETSEADIEREQPGDLAGQAPAAHQVDAEAASAAPEEPAALASEAHDETEPEVPEKAAPIPDPAKPDELAVAGPGDDPAEPDGIRRQDDFSSRRRRWWRLRRRRQ